A single Heterodontus francisci isolate sHetFra1 chromosome 32, sHetFra1.hap1, whole genome shotgun sequence DNA region contains:
- the LOC137347412 gene encoding transmembrane protein 250, producing the protein MPVIPIPRRVRSFHGPHTTCLHSACGPVRTTHLVRTKYNNFDLYLKSRWMYGFVRFLLYFSCSLFTSILWVALSILFCIQYFSIRVSLRFQYKLSIVLLLLGRRRVDFNTVNELFIYGIHVTMLLVGGLGWCFMVFVDM; encoded by the coding sequence ATGCCTGTAATCCCAATCCCCCGCCGGGTGCGTTCCTTCCACGGCCCCCACACGACATGTCTGCACTCGGCATGCGGCCCTGTACGGACAACGCACCTTGTCCGGACCAAATACAACAACTTCGACCTATACTTGAAATCGCGGTGGATGTATGGCTTTGTCCGCTTCCTGCTGTATTTCAGCTGCAGCCTCTTTACGTCCATACTCTGGGTGGCATTGTCcatccttttctgtatccagtactTCTCAATACGTGTGTCCCTGCGCTTTCAGTACAAGCTCTCCATAGTACTCCTGTTGCTGGGGCGCAGGCGTGTTGACTTTAACACAGTGAACGAACTGTTTATCTATGGGATCCATGTGACCATGCTGCTAGTTGGAGGACTGGGCTGGTGTTTTATGGTATTTGTTGATATGTAA